DNA from Sulfodiicoccus acidiphilus:
TCTACGAACCCAAGCTCGAGTAGGACCGTGCCACTGTAGGGCTCATCCTCGTAGAGGTAATTGAACTGTACTCCACTCCTCTTGAGCGCAGCCGCAACGTTCTGCAAGATCCTCTTAGCTCTCTCCCTATGCACCCTAGATGGGGTTATGGCCATAGCTAGGGGGTAGAGCTTCTCGGCTCCCTCCACCTTCGACAGTAGTGGTAACGCGTTGGCGTAAAGGTCGGTGAGTGGCGTCAGCTGGTACATGCACCCCGTGTAGATCACGGTTCCCCCTCCCCTCGGAATGTCGGTAGCCCATTCTGTGCACACCTTCTTACTTGTGGGGAACGGCATCATGTAATCTTTGAGGCTCCTTACTAACACCTCGCGGACTAAACCCTCGATCTTCACGCATGCAAGTTCCCCGTCGCAGTATTTTAGCTGGAGCCCTAACCCATAAATGTGTTGAGAGTTGGAAATCAAGTTCAAAATATGGCTTGAAAAAGGGGAAGGCCTGTGGTAGGAAAGGGAGGGGTCTCTCTCCTGAGAGAGATAGAGAGGACAGGTTCCATATCGAAGGCTGCCCATAACCTAGGTATGTCCTATAAGTTCGCATGGGACTACGTAAGTAAGATTAGAGAAGAGTTGGGAGAGGTGGTGTCTAAGAGGGGAAGGGAAACAGGTGGCTCGTCACTTACACCGCAGTTGGAGATGGTCTTGGAGATATACGAGGAAGCAGAGGTGGAGGTGAGGAACGTCTTAGATAAGTACGAGGCCAAACTCAAGGAGCTAATCGGCGATCCCTGATGGCCTTAGCGAACTCTTCGACGACTGAAGCGGGCGAGTTTGACTTCATGACGGCGGAGGCCGCGCCTACGCCATCAGCACCTAGTTCCATGGCCTTGATCACATCCTCGTAGGTGCTTATTCCAGCTCCCACGATTAGTCTCACAGACTGGTTCACCTTGACTGCCTTCACCGATTCCGAAACGATCTCTGGTCTCACCTTAGAAACGGATCTTCCAGAACCGATTAGCTCGGGTGGCTCCACTAGCACTGCTGTTGGTCCCATGAGAGCTGCTGGGGCCACTAGCTCTCTCCTGTCTACGCAAAGCACCGAGTCCATTCCCAGAGAGCTGAGCCTCTCTATGACGTTAGCCACTTGGTCCAGTCTGATCCTCCTCTCGCTGTGGTTCAGCAGCGTTCCTCTAGCTCCCGCTTCCTTGATCAGTTCAGGAGTTATGGATCCGGTGTGCGCTCCCAGTTGA
Protein-coding regions in this window:
- a CDS encoding winged helix-turn-helix domain-containing protein; the encoded protein is MVGKGGVSLLREIERTGSISKAAHNLGMSYKFAWDYVSKIREELGEVVSKRGRETGGSSLTPQLEMVLEIYEEAEVEVRNVLDKYEAKLKELIGDP
- the tpiA gene encoding triose-phosphate isomerase is translated as MRTPIVIVNFKLYEISIARALDISKSIEQVSRKLGVEVALAVPATMIREISSNVSLPIYAQHVDDDQLGAHTGSITPELIKEAGARGTLLNHSERRIRLDQVANVIERLSSLGMDSVLCVDRRELVAPAALMGPTAVLVEPPELIGSGRSVSKVRPEIVSESVKAVKVNQSVRLIVGAGISTYEDVIKAMELGADGVGAASAVMKSNSPASVVEEFAKAIRDRRLAP